From a single Pigmentibacter ruber genomic region:
- a CDS encoding histone deacetylase family protein, whose amino-acid sequence MKIFYSSLQKKHVIRKEVYNGKAHSYNDKVSRIDSILKAFKQAGNYEIIVPEILPFEALTSVHDEDYLAFLESSQNLKNDEVICPYVFPCDSRIPRHEPFIPKRAGYYCFDAGTSLMNNTWNAAVASASAAYGAALFTKTTGEPSYALCRPPGHHASKNMFGGYCYLNNAAIVAKYLLQSGSVMIVDFDYHHGNGTQSIFYDSSEVFYLSIHAHPLVEYPYFTGFETEIGIDDGVSYNLNVPLMPLSSPNEYFKALLKGLEKAFKVMNPDYLILSAGFDIEAGDPIGHFNISPNDFLKLGKEFRSLNKKTIILQEGGYLVSELGRNVESFLAGFSDR is encoded by the coding sequence ATGAAAATATTTTATAGTTCGTTGCAAAAGAAGCATGTTATAAGAAAAGAGGTTTATAATGGAAAAGCTCATTCTTATAATGATAAAGTAAGCAGGATAGATTCTATTTTAAAAGCATTTAAACAAGCTGGAAATTATGAAATAATTGTCCCTGAAATTCTTCCCTTTGAAGCATTAACTTCAGTACATGATGAGGATTATCTAGCTTTTTTAGAGTCATCACAAAATCTAAAAAATGATGAAGTTATTTGTCCTTATGTATTTCCATGTGATTCTAGAATTCCTCGTCATGAGCCATTTATTCCAAAAAGAGCTGGTTATTATTGTTTTGATGCTGGTACTTCTTTAATGAATAATACTTGGAATGCAGCAGTAGCTTCAGCAAGTGCTGCTTATGGAGCAGCATTATTTACTAAGACAACTGGTGAACCGAGTTACGCGTTATGTCGTCCACCAGGTCATCATGCTTCAAAGAATATGTTTGGTGGCTATTGTTATCTTAATAATGCTGCAATAGTTGCTAAGTATTTGTTGCAATCAGGATCAGTAATGATAGTTGATTTTGACTATCATCATGGTAATGGGACACAAAGTATTTTTTATGATTCATCTGAAGTATTTTATTTAAGTATTCATGCACATCCTTTAGTTGAATACCCATATTTTACTGGATTTGAAACTGAAATAGGCATAGATGATGGAGTAAGTTATAATTTAAATGTTCCTTTAATGCCTCTTTCTTCACCAAACGAATATTTTAAAGCCTTATTAAAAGGTTTGGAGAAAGCTTTTAAAGTAATGAATCCTGATTACTTAATACTCTCAGCTGGTTTTGATATCGAAGCTGGAGATCCAATAGGCCATTTTAATATTAGTCCAAATGATTTTTTAAAATTAGGGAAAGAATTTAGATCTTTAAACAAAAAAACAATTATTTTGCAAGAAGGTGGTTATTTAGTGAGTGAATTAGGTAGAAATGTTGAGAGTTTTTTAGCTGGATTTTCAGATAGATAA
- a CDS encoding ABC transporter ATP-binding protein, with protein MANVKLNNITKYYHNNKILNNICVDIKDGEFIVILGPSGCGKSTLLRIIAGLENLTEGEVIIGSENVSNLEPKDRKIAMVFQNYALYPHMTVYNNIAYGLKLHKVPKIEIQNKVQKAAELLQLKDLLNRKPSQLSGGQRQRVAMGRAIVREPNVFLFDEPLSNLDAKLRTQMRFEIKNIHSNVKTTSIYVTHDQIEAMTLADRIILLNKGKIEQIGSPLELYHYPSSIFVAGFIGNPPMNFMSFDSAKIFLNDVTWPTQNCIIGIRPENFKILKEAESFSKKVIIKMTECIGHETLIYALDKENNQSIIVKTSDYKINNEKVIHIKPINQSSLHFFYKESELRINF; from the coding sequence ATGGCTAATGTAAAATTAAATAATATTACTAAATACTATCATAATAATAAAATACTAAATAATATTTGTGTTGATATAAAAGATGGAGAATTTATTGTTATCTTAGGTCCTAGCGGATGCGGTAAGTCCACATTATTAAGAATAATTGCTGGACTAGAAAATTTAACTGAAGGGGAAGTAATAATAGGGAGTGAGAATGTTTCAAATTTAGAGCCTAAAGATAGAAAAATAGCAATGGTATTTCAAAATTATGCTTTGTATCCACACATGACAGTTTACAATAATATTGCTTATGGGCTAAAACTTCACAAAGTTCCTAAAATTGAAATACAGAATAAAGTTCAAAAAGCAGCAGAACTATTGCAATTAAAAGATCTCCTAAATAGAAAACCAAGTCAATTAAGTGGTGGTCAAAGACAACGTGTAGCTATGGGCAGAGCGATAGTGAGAGAGCCTAACGTATTTTTATTTGATGAACCTCTTAGTAATTTAGATGCTAAATTACGAACTCAAATGCGATTTGAAATTAAAAACATTCATTCAAATGTAAAAACGACAAGCATATATGTAACACACGATCAAATTGAAGCAATGACTTTGGCTGATAGAATCATTTTATTAAATAAAGGTAAAATTGAGCAAATAGGTTCCCCTCTAGAACTTTACCATTATCCTTCTTCAATATTTGTCGCAGGTTTTATTGGAAATCCCCCAATGAATTTCATGTCTTTTGATAGTGCGAAAATATTTCTAAATGATGTTACTTGGCCTACTCAAAATTGTATAATTGGTATAAGACCAGAAAATTTTAAAATTCTTAAAGAAGCTGAATCTTTTTCAAAAAAAGTAATTATTAAAATGACAGAATGTATTGGTCATGAGACATTAATTTATGCTTTAGATAAGGAAAATAATCAAAGCATTATCGTAAAGACTAGCGATTACAAAATTAATAATGAAAAAGTAATCCATATTAAACCAATAAATCAGAGTAGTTTACACTTCTTCTATAAAGAATCCGAACTTAGAATTAATTTTTAG
- a CDS encoding substrate-binding periplasmic protein: MLIKILTLFVCVSSLTALSKSLLNFCYEDQDSYPWVLKNGTGLNIEHLGLVAKKLKISTKFIPMPWNRCLEELRKGEVDGAFAASFKAERIEFGYYPTQNHKLDGKIDDSKRLHTNQYSLYVLKGENKVKWDGKNISGLSTVGSLTGYSINEFFVKKNIRVDDGTRLPISILEKLLNKRFMAVALQDNRADYIINSDLKLKNKVLKLVPPLEKKSYFLMISKKFMEEDTVLANKIWDTIKEVRESDEFQKRSKDFLK; this comes from the coding sequence ATGTTAATTAAAATTCTTACTTTATTCGTTTGTGTTTCTAGCTTAACAGCATTATCTAAATCACTTTTAAATTTTTGTTATGAAGATCAAGATTCTTATCCATGGGTTTTAAAAAATGGTACTGGTCTCAACATAGAGCATTTAGGATTAGTAGCAAAAAAATTAAAAATTAGTACAAAATTTATACCAATGCCTTGGAATAGATGTCTTGAAGAATTGCGGAAGGGTGAAGTGGATGGAGCCTTTGCTGCAAGTTTTAAAGCAGAAAGAATAGAATTTGGCTACTATCCTACACAAAATCACAAACTTGATGGTAAGATTGATGATTCTAAAAGATTACATACTAATCAGTATTCTTTATATGTGCTAAAAGGAGAAAATAAAGTTAAGTGGGATGGTAAAAATATTTCAGGCTTAAGTACTGTTGGATCATTAACTGGGTATTCTATTAATGAATTTTTTGTAAAAAAGAATATAAGGGTTGATGATGGAACTAGATTGCCTATCAGCATTTTAGAAAAATTACTAAATAAAAGATTTATGGCTGTTGCTTTGCAAGATAATAGAGCTGATTATATAATAAATTCTGATCTTAAGCTTAAAAATAAAGTATTAAAATTAGTTCCTCCACTTGAAAAGAAATCGTATTTTTTAATGATTTCAAAAAAATTTATGGAAGAAGATACTGTTCTGGCAAATAAAATTTGGGATACAATAAAAGAAGTAAGAGAATCTGATGAGTTTCAAAAGAGAAGTAAAGATTTTTTAAAATAA
- the ugpE gene encoding sn-glycerol-3-phosphate ABC transporter permease UgpE: protein MNYNQRINNFLSHLVLILGTIIIIFPIYFCFVTSTETLQNIIHGNVGIFPKSNLAYNYSDILVTNPEIIQGITIWKLLLNSFIVTLLITFGKIFISIISAYAIVYFKFKFQKLAFSLIFLTLMLPIEVRIVPTFQMASNLNLLDTYQGLSIPLIASATATFLFRQLFLSIPNELCEAAKIDGAGPIRFFLDILIPLSKTSIAALFVILFIYGWNQYLWPLLITTKQSMNTIIIALTQMIAHDGTTQWNKVMAVAIISMAPPLTVVIIMQKWFVKGLIDSEK, encoded by the coding sequence ATGAATTATAACCAAAGAATTAATAATTTTTTATCACACTTAGTTTTAATATTAGGAACTATTATTATTATATTTCCAATTTATTTTTGCTTTGTAACTTCTACAGAAACTTTGCAAAATATTATTCATGGAAACGTTGGAATATTTCCAAAAAGTAATTTAGCTTATAACTATTCAGATATTCTTGTTACAAATCCAGAAATTATACAAGGTATTACAATCTGGAAACTGTTACTAAATAGTTTTATAGTTACACTTTTAATAACTTTTGGTAAAATTTTTATTTCTATTATTTCTGCATATGCTATAGTCTATTTCAAATTTAAATTCCAAAAGTTAGCTTTTTCATTAATTTTTTTAACGTTGATGCTACCTATTGAAGTAAGAATTGTTCCAACATTTCAAATGGCTTCAAATTTAAATCTTTTAGATACTTATCAAGGTCTTTCTATACCTCTGATTGCTTCAGCAACTGCTACATTTTTATTTAGGCAATTATTTTTATCAATACCAAACGAATTATGTGAAGCTGCCAAAATTGATGGCGCAGGTCCAATCAGATTTTTTCTTGATATATTAATACCCTTATCAAAGACCAGTATCGCTGCATTATTTGTAATATTATTTATCTATGGTTGGAATCAGTATCTATGGCCACTATTGATAACAACTAAACAAAGTATGAATACAATAATTATAGCTTTAACTCAAATGATTGCGCACGATGGAACAACTCAATGGAATAAAGTAATGGCGGTAGCTATTATTTCAATGGCTCCTCCTCTTACTGTTGTTATTATAATGCAAAAATGGTTTGTAAAAGGATTAATTGACTCAGAAAAATAA
- the ugpB gene encoding sn-glycerol-3-phosphate ABC transporter substrate-binding protein UgpB: MNFKRYLKISISLISLVSLTAQSKTELQLWHGFSGVTAEELNELVKHFNQTEKEFKVVATRKGTYQETMMAGIAAFRAKKQPEMIQIYEVGTATMLAAKEAIIPVSKILSENNLHINYDDFIPVIKGYYSNNNVMLSFPLNSSSPVLYYNKSIFKKAGLDPAKPPKTWEDLFNYAKKIKSTNSAVCGFTTTWPAWIFLENFSSWHNIAYASDNNGMDNNKPKLLFNGNLQVKHWENIQIANKEGYFTYFGRTTEAEMAFTTQKCGIILDSTGSYGEVKESKIDFAVSFLPYYQSAVGAPQNTIIGGASLWVFNGITKEKQKGVAKFLKYLASPEVMAGWHQKSGYLPVTLSSYNLTKSKGFYLTNPGYDIAILELNNKTPTNNSKGLRVIGLPNIRNIVEANFESMLANKITAKQALDDAVAKGNAIILKSGD; the protein is encoded by the coding sequence ATGAATTTTAAAAGGTATTTAAAAATTTCCATTTCTTTAATATCTCTTGTTAGTTTAACAGCACAAAGTAAAACAGAACTTCAACTATGGCATGGTTTTTCTGGTGTAACCGCTGAAGAACTAAATGAATTAGTAAAGCATTTTAATCAAACCGAAAAAGAATTTAAAGTTGTTGCAACTCGTAAAGGAACATATCAAGAAACAATGATGGCAGGAATTGCTGCATTTCGAGCAAAAAAGCAACCTGAAATGATACAAATATATGAAGTTGGAACTGCAACCATGCTTGCTGCAAAAGAAGCAATAATTCCAGTCAGCAAAATATTAAGTGAAAATAATTTACATATTAATTATGATGACTTTATCCCTGTAATTAAAGGTTACTATAGCAATAATAATGTGATGTTATCTTTTCCTCTAAATAGTTCATCACCTGTATTATATTATAATAAAAGTATATTTAAAAAAGCCGGACTAGATCCAGCAAAACCACCAAAAACTTGGGAAGATCTTTTTAATTATGCTAAAAAAATTAAATCTACTAATTCAGCAGTTTGCGGCTTTACTACGACATGGCCAGCATGGATATTCTTAGAAAATTTTAGCTCCTGGCATAATATTGCTTACGCATCAGATAATAATGGTATGGATAATAATAAACCTAAATTATTATTTAATGGGAATCTGCAAGTTAAACACTGGGAAAATATTCAAATAGCAAATAAAGAAGGTTACTTTACCTATTTTGGTAGAACTACCGAAGCAGAAATGGCTTTTACTACACAAAAATGCGGAATTATATTAGACTCAACTGGTTCATATGGAGAGGTTAAAGAATCAAAAATTGATTTTGCAGTTTCGTTTTTGCCATATTATCAATCCGCTGTTGGAGCTCCACAAAATACTATTATCGGTGGAGCAAGCTTATGGGTATTTAATGGAATTACAAAAGAAAAACAAAAAGGTGTGGCAAAATTTCTTAAATATTTAGCTTCACCTGAGGTCATGGCTGGATGGCATCAAAAAAGTGGATACCTTCCTGTTACTCTATCTTCCTATAATTTAACAAAATCAAAGGGATTTTATCTCACAAATCCAGGCTATGATATAGCTATATTAGAATTGAATAACAAAACACCTACAAATAATTCTAAAGGACTAAGAGTTATTGGTCTTCCTAACATCAGAAATATAGTTGAAGCAAATTTTGAATCGATGTTGGCAAATAAAATAACAGCAAAACAAGCCCTTGATGATGCTGTTGCAAAAGGAAATGCTATTATTTTAAAGTCTGGTGACTAA
- a CDS encoding glycerophosphoryl diester phosphodiesterase, with the protein MLTTTKIPRVIGHRGAKGFAPENTLISFRKAKEIGAKWVEFDVKETEDGILIIMHDDELDRTTNGSGKVITKKWEAIKNLDAGTWFNSEFKNEKVPTFDQTISLLKQLNLGANIEIKPCPSRETRTAIAVAEVIKNKWPQNLPQPIVSSFSMESLLAAKKIEPNLIIGALFEKLPSDWKKIAKEVKAQTIHVDHEIVTKELITEIQGEGYPILAYTVNDQTRANYLFELGVSAVFTDYPWKE; encoded by the coding sequence ATGTTAACAACTACAAAAATTCCTAGAGTGATTGGGCATAGAGGTGCAAAAGGATTTGCTCCTGAAAACACATTAATCTCTTTTCGTAAGGCAAAAGAAATTGGTGCTAAATGGGTAGAATTTGATGTTAAAGAAACTGAAGATGGTATCCTAATAATAATGCATGATGATGAATTAGATAGAACAACAAATGGTTCAGGCAAAGTAATTACAAAAAAATGGGAGGCAATTAAAAATCTAGATGCTGGAACTTGGTTTAATAGTGAATTTAAAAATGAAAAAGTACCAACATTTGATCAAACTATTTCGCTTCTAAAGCAATTAAATTTAGGTGCAAATATAGAAATAAAACCTTGTCCTAGTAGAGAGACTAGAACTGCAATTGCAGTTGCTGAAGTAATTAAAAATAAATGGCCACAAAATCTACCGCAACCTATTGTCTCTAGTTTTAGTATGGAATCATTATTAGCCGCAAAAAAAATCGAACCAAATTTGATTATTGGAGCTTTATTTGAGAAGCTACCATCTGATTGGAAAAAAATAGCAAAAGAGGTAAAAGCACAAACTATTCATGTAGATCATGAAATTGTAACAAAAGAATTAATAACGGAAATCCAAGGAGAAGGATATCCAATATTAGCTTACACTGTAAATGATCAAACTAGGGCAAATTATTTGTTTGAACTAGGTGTTTCTGCTGTATTTACTGATTATCCATGGAAGGAATAA
- a CDS encoding glycosyltransferase encodes MLQDSSYCHLFLNSNPWFSAVSDYSLQLCNFLYKKEKILYCAEVGSTHMDKKCAELGISFVHVPIHNQNVYNFIVSFFIIINILFKNKNTLKFIWVFEGREHTLCCILKLLLPFLFRKIKIIRVRGQAQRVKNNIFSKFVYNVLTDKIILAAQCVKDRFGFDLNNKKTIIQHYCKDTIFSKTDSNRYSFNDNFQDICQNKLVFILIGRFDEVKGHKNILNSFFNAKFKTNAQLVLLGYKANLNPNEIYKDYLEKFGQGKFSENIYFLENKENTKQVFLIEDKIKDLNRLLAVCSFGVIPSLESEVICRVGVELLQNSVPSLYSNAGALCEVFSDFPEFSFTAGNEIELIKLLEHSEDIFLNKNKYMDLKKKTFNIGFNKYSLKELKNIYEFINSQ; translated from the coding sequence TTGCTGCAAGATTCCTCGTATTGTCATTTATTTTTAAACTCTAATCCTTGGTTTTCTGCTGTTAGTGATTATAGCCTACAGCTTTGTAATTTTTTATATAAGAAAGAGAAAATACTTTATTGTGCGGAAGTTGGTAGCACACATATGGATAAAAAGTGTGCTGAATTAGGAATTTCATTTGTTCATGTACCTATTCACAATCAAAATGTATATAATTTCATTGTAAGCTTTTTTATTATTATAAATATTTTATTTAAAAATAAAAATACATTAAAATTTATATGGGTTTTTGAAGGGCGAGAACATACTCTATGCTGTATATTGAAATTATTACTTCCTTTCTTATTTAGAAAAATAAAAATAATACGAGTTAGAGGACAAGCACAACGAGTAAAGAATAATATTTTTTCTAAATTTGTTTACAATGTTTTAACTGATAAAATTATTTTAGCTGCTCAATGTGTTAAAGATAGATTTGGTTTTGATCTTAATAATAAAAAAACTATTATTCAGCATTACTGCAAAGATACTATTTTCTCAAAAACTGACAGTAATAGGTATTCTTTTAATGATAATTTTCAAGATATATGTCAAAATAAGTTAGTTTTTATTTTGATTGGGAGATTTGATGAGGTTAAAGGACATAAAAATATATTAAACTCTTTTTTTAATGCAAAATTTAAGACTAATGCACAATTAGTTTTATTGGGATATAAAGCAAATTTAAATCCAAATGAAATATATAAAGATTATTTGGAAAAATTTGGGCAAGGGAAATTTTCAGAAAACATTTATTTTTTAGAGAATAAAGAAAATACTAAACAAGTTTTTTTGATAGAAGATAAAATAAAAGATTTAAATCGTTTGCTTGCTGTTTGTAGTTTTGGTGTAATACCTAGTTTAGAAAGTGAGGTAATATGCCGAGTTGGTGTAGAGTTATTACAGAATTCAGTACCAAGCTTATATTCAAATGCAGGAGCATTATGTGAAGTTTTTAGTGACTTCCCTGAGTTTAGTTTTACTGCTGGCAACGAAATTGAACTAATTAAATTGTTAGAACATTCAGAAGACATTTTTCTAAATAAAAATAAATATATGGATTTAAAAAAGAAGACTTTTAATATTGGTTTTAATAAATATTCATTAAAAGAATTAAAAAATATTTATGAATTTATAAATAGTCAATAA
- a CDS encoding class I SAM-dependent methyltransferase: MEQLKIEKMRKFYDTFPYPNRPIFQSPALLMQLVAHGGFAQSILEDNLTFPKKIRDIYRSYAHFGRLKRNQVLRQSMRFLEGRFGKEKRILLVGCGTDEPLLFRKLHLGNEIIGIDLSKKAIRKARTKISFHSFLYSIFCFRKLRKVELLVGNAEMVLREKALGDFDYIQCFGVLHHQPEPYFLLKSMVDKLKKNGLLRLMVYSYHGRKLERRIQKRYAEIWDLFLQRRIFRTKLFTSFFKLRFWQTLNFFGVFSSTFYRFRYLGFGSACIADAFMHPSDPGIPLGDIYDMALSLGLKLIYCEGKLESEGYLFGFDNPNEIWEKIVEADSKQDLLTNPILIFSKV, from the coding sequence ATGGAGCAACTAAAAATTGAAAAAATGCGGAAATTTTATGATACTTTTCCTTACCCCAATCGACCCATTTTTCAGTCTCCAGCTTTATTAATGCAATTGGTAGCGCATGGTGGGTTTGCTCAATCAATATTAGAGGATAATCTTACTTTCCCTAAAAAAATTAGAGATATATATAGATCTTATGCTCATTTTGGAAGGCTAAAGCGAAATCAAGTGCTAAGGCAATCCATGAGATTTTTAGAAGGAAGATTTGGCAAAGAAAAAAGAATACTTTTAGTTGGTTGTGGAACTGATGAGCCTTTACTATTCAGGAAATTGCATCTTGGAAATGAAATTATTGGAATTGATCTTAGTAAAAAAGCTATTCGAAAAGCCAGAACAAAAATATCTTTTCACTCATTTTTGTATAGCATTTTCTGTTTCCGAAAACTCAGAAAAGTAGAGCTATTAGTTGGGAATGCTGAAATGGTTCTAAGAGAAAAGGCTTTAGGGGATTTTGATTACATCCAGTGTTTTGGTGTTTTACATCATCAGCCAGAACCCTATTTTTTGTTAAAATCAATGGTTGATAAGCTAAAGAAAAATGGTTTACTAAGGCTTATGGTTTATAGTTATCATGGTAGAAAATTAGAAAGAAGAATTCAAAAGCGCTATGCAGAAATTTGGGATTTATTTTTACAAAGACGAATATTTCGAACTAAATTATTTACAAGTTTTTTTAAATTAAGATTTTGGCAAACTCTCAATTTTTTTGGAGTATTTTCATCTACCTTTTACCGGTTTCGCTATTTAGGATTTGGCTCTGCATGTATTGCAGATGCATTTATGCATCCAAGTGATCCTGGTATACCTTTAGGTGATATCTATGATATGGCATTATCACTTGGGTTGAAGCTCATTTATTGTGAGGGAAAGCTTGAAAGTGAAGGTTATTTATTTGGATTTGATAACCCTAATGAAATTTGGGAAAAAATTGTTGAAGCTGATAGTAAACAAGATTTGTTAACAAATCCAATTCTGATTTTTAGTAAGGTGTAA
- a CDS encoding ATP-binding protein, with protein sequence MNLVNEFIANIIYKKNLKSILDKKSICVRKIIVGSMVEISKYYEDKSINFLYKLNHNNLLFVDAKKILTVFNDILIFLIDNSFSDSSIWFCTNEILYKGKIYIKFKVGTNGFYISKEYLKIFFRENIEENFRILDKNIQNFSLVKKTIQLHGGEINCSSEVNIEYPNGMIEFHFTLPTSNEYFRNRATLLPKNIYQLFKYNHFFSNAKN encoded by the coding sequence TTGAATTTAGTCAATGAATTTATTGCAAATATAATTTATAAGAAAAATTTAAAAAGTATATTAGATAAAAAATCTATATGTGTGAGAAAAATAATTGTAGGCTCAATGGTTGAAATTTCAAAATATTATGAAGATAAATCTATAAATTTTCTATATAAATTAAATCATAATAACCTTCTTTTTGTTGATGCTAAAAAAATACTAACAGTATTTAATGATATTTTGATATTTTTAATTGATAATTCTTTTTCTGATTCAAGTATATGGTTTTGTACAAATGAAATTCTTTATAAAGGAAAAATTTACATCAAATTTAAAGTTGGTACAAATGGATTTTATATAAGTAAAGAGTATTTAAAGATTTTTTTTAGAGAAAATATTGAGGAAAATTTTCGGATTTTGGATAAAAATATTCAAAATTTTTCTTTAGTTAAAAAAACTATTCAGCTTCATGGAGGTGAAATTAATTGTTCTTCAGAAGTAAATATAGAATATCCTAACGGTATGATTGAATTTCATTTCACCCTACCAACGTCTAATGAATACTTTAGGAATAGAGCAACTTTATTGCCAAAAAATATTTATCAGCTTTTTAAATATAATCATTTTTTTTCTAATGCTAAAAATTAA
- a CDS encoding M15 family metallopeptidase, translating into MLNQFIEKPIDLNYIIPTKDDIDWLQKHSKAIDIGNHLRIKVLHSYKEQNFAGTLSTMFSRQSVILKLNEALEYLPNNFSFVVFDAFRTVKTQLALFEYIYNQQKELNPNLSHEILYNKTREFVVHPNEISRYAIPPHNSGGAIDISLMHDDQILDMGTDFDAVTSMSYTNYFEQDYQISSGITEKRWYEIRINRRILFNTLKQVGFTNFDVEWWHYDLGDCMWADLLKQTWYYQSMESEII; encoded by the coding sequence ATGCTAAATCAATTCATAGAAAAACCAATAGATTTGAACTACATTATTCCAACAAAAGATGATATTGATTGGTTACAAAAGCATTCAAAAGCAATTGATATAGGTAATCATCTTAGAATTAAAGTATTACATTCTTATAAAGAACAAAACTTTGCGGGCACTTTAAGTACTATGTTCTCAAGGCAATCTGTTATTTTAAAACTAAACGAAGCTCTTGAATATTTACCTAATAATTTTTCATTTGTTGTATTTGATGCCTTTAGAACTGTAAAAACACAACTCGCGTTATTTGAATATATCTATAATCAACAAAAAGAATTAAATCCTAACTTATCGCATGAAATTCTATACAATAAAACAAGAGAATTTGTTGTGCATCCAAATGAAATATCTAGGTATGCTATTCCACCCCACAATAGTGGAGGAGCCATAGATATTTCACTAATGCATGATGATCAAATATTAGATATGGGTACTGATTTTGATGCTGTTACTTCAATGTCATATACTAATTATTTTGAGCAAGATTACCAAATTAGTTCAGGTATTACAGAAAAAAGATGGTATGAAATAAGAATAAACAGGAGAATTTTATTTAATACTTTAAAGCAAGTAGGATTTACTAACTTTGATGTTGAATGGTGGCACTATGATTTAGGAGATTGTATGTGGGCGGATCTCTTAAAACAAACTTGGTATTATCAATCAATGGAAAGCGAAATTATTTAA
- a CDS encoding ABC transporter permease subunit yields MEKKVIFNSKIYPYIFLFPQIIISFLFFFWPALIAIWQSFIKEDAFGLNYKFIWFENYIDILKDSNYTNSIITTFILSFSITLLCLSLSLILASLANRIKIGKYIYQTLIICPYAVAPAIAGVLWYFIFSPSVGFLANILNNNGFSWDPNLKENHAIILIIVAATWKQISYNFIFYLASLQAIPKSLLEAAAIDGASPLRRFFDIIIPLISPTTFFLFIMNIIYTFFDTFGIIFTTTQGGPGYSTTNLVYKVYVDGIVNLNLGSSATQSVILMLFVTIITIFHFKFIEKKVHY; encoded by the coding sequence ATGGAAAAAAAAGTAATTTTTAATTCAAAAATTTATCCTTATATTTTTCTATTCCCACAAATTATTATTTCTTTTTTGTTTTTCTTTTGGCCTGCATTAATTGCTATATGGCAGTCGTTTATAAAAGAAGACGCTTTTGGCTTAAATTATAAATTTATTTGGTTTGAAAATTATATTGATATTTTAAAAGATAGTAATTATACAAATTCAATAATAACAACATTCATACTCAGCTTCAGTATTACGTTACTATGTTTATCTCTCTCATTAATACTAGCATCACTAGCTAATAGAATAAAAATAGGGAAGTATATCTATCAAACTTTAATAATATGTCCTTATGCAGTAGCTCCAGCTATAGCTGGTGTTTTATGGTATTTTATTTTTAGTCCATCTGTAGGATTTTTGGCAAATATTTTAAATAATAATGGCTTTAGTTGGGATCCAAACTTAAAAGAAAATCATGCTATTATTTTAATAATTGTTGCTGCAACATGGAAACAGATAAGTTATAATTTTATCTTTTATCTAGCAAGCTTACAAGCAATTCCAAAGTCACTTCTTGAAGCTGCAGCAATAGATGGAGCCTCTCCATTAAGAAGATTTTTTGATATTATTATACCTTTAATTTCTCCAACTACATTTTTTCTTTTTATAATGAATATTATTTATACTTTTTTTGATACTTTTGGTATAATTTTTACAACAACACAAGGTGGACCAGGATATTCTACAACAAATTTAGTTTATAAAGTTTATGTTGATGGAATAGTTAACTTAAATTTAGGAAGCTCAGCCACTCAATCAGTTATTTTAATGCTTTTTGTTACAATAATAACTATATTTCATTTTAAATTCATCGAAAAAAAGGTGCACTACTAA